From Enterococcus mediterraneensis, the proteins below share one genomic window:
- a CDS encoding glucose-1-phosphate adenylyltransferase — protein MKTEMLAMILAGGQGTRLGKLTKNIAKPAVPFGGRYRIIDFALSNCANSGIRNVGVVTQYQPLALNDHIGNGASWGLDGINTGVTILQPYSSSEGSKWFEGTAHAIYQNIAYIDQLDPQYVLVLSGDHIYKMDYEAMLEEHKEKNASLTVGVLEVPWKEASRFGIMNTDENDRIIEFDEKPEHPKSNLASMGIYIFNWGRLRNVLTSSYAKDGQMIDFGKHVIPSYLESGENVFAYRFSGYWKDVGTIDSLWEASMEFIDPAMELGIRDKNWRVFSRNTISPPHFLTETGSAKNSLIVDGCYVAGNVENSILSADVQIKEGAEISDSVVMPGATIGKNVKIHRAIIGENAIVGDGAEIDGSDEIAVVGYSEVIGVTVDED, from the coding sequence ATGAAAACAGAAATGTTAGCTATGATCCTCGCAGGAGGACAAGGAACTAGACTAGGGAAGTTGACGAAAAATATTGCCAAACCGGCAGTACCTTTTGGAGGAAGATATCGAATCATTGATTTCGCATTGAGCAACTGCGCGAATTCAGGTATCAGAAATGTTGGCGTGGTAACACAGTATCAGCCGTTAGCGTTGAACGATCACATCGGTAACGGGGCAAGTTGGGGATTAGACGGTATAAATACCGGCGTTACGATCTTACAACCTTATTCCAGTTCAGAAGGCAGCAAATGGTTTGAAGGGACTGCCCATGCGATCTATCAAAATATCGCTTATATCGATCAGCTGGATCCGCAGTACGTGTTGGTATTATCTGGCGACCATATCTACAAAATGGATTACGAAGCGATGTTAGAAGAACATAAAGAGAAAAACGCTTCGTTGACTGTCGGTGTGTTGGAAGTTCCATGGAAAGAAGCATCGCGATTCGGGATCATGAATACAGATGAAAATGATCGGATCATTGAATTTGATGAAAAACCAGAACATCCGAAGAGCAACTTGGCTTCTATGGGGATCTATATCTTCAACTGGGGTCGATTGCGAAACGTCTTGACCAGCAGTTATGCAAAAGACGGACAAATGATCGACTTTGGGAAGCATGTCATCCCATCCTATTTAGAAAGCGGAGAAAATGTCTTTGCTTATCGCTTCTCAGGCTATTGGAAAGATGTGGGAACGATCGATTCATTGTGGGAAGCCAGCATGGAATTCATTGATCCGGCGATGGAATTAGGGATCCGGGATAAAAACTGGCGGGTCTTTTCGAGAAACACCATCTCGCCGCCGCATTTCTTGACCGAGACCGGCTCAGCTAAAAATTCATTGATCGTTGACGGTTGTTATGTAGCCGGAAATGTGGAGAATAGTATTTTATCGGCAGATGTCCAGATAAAAGAAGGAGCGGAGATCTCTGACAGTGTGGTTATGCCAGGGGCAACGATCGGTAAAAATGTTAAGATCCACCGCGCGATCATCGGTGAAAATGCGATCGTCGGCGACGGTGCTGAAATTGACGGCAGCGATGAGATCGCTGTAGTCGGCTATTCTGAAGTAATCGGGGTGACAGTAGATGAAGACTAA
- the glgB gene encoding 1,4-alpha-glucan branching protein GlgB: MAEKGREQVIEDAEARFLTGENFYSQHLLGAHYIKDRYVFRVWAPNAQQVWLVGDFNGWDDSLPMERRETSGIWEIETTIPQEGQLYKFKVRQANGREIFKIDPFAIRYEKRPGDAAVLYTISEKKWKDGLWQGRKKRSSTFKRPLNIYEVHASSWKHHDDGTPYTFKELKEELVPYVKEMGYTHVEFMPLMEHPLGTSWGYQLIGYFALSSYYGTPEEFQDFVEECHKNNIGVFVDWVPGHFCINDDTLPYYDGTPTFEYEDPDRANNIRWGSINFDLGKPQVQSFLISSALFWIEMYHIDGIRVDAVSNMIYRDYDEGPWTPNSEGGNRNFEGYYFLQKLNAVIKLAHPAVIMMAEESSSETKITGMIETGALGFDYKWNMGWMNDVLRFYEMDPLFRKNHFNLMTFSFMYMRNENYILPLSHDEVVHGKKSLMHKMWGDRYKQFAHLRNLYTFMMTHPGKKLLFMGSEWGQFLEWKYDHGLEWIDLEDEMNAKMLHFTQVVNALYKEEKALWELEDTEQTIEIIDADNTTDSVLSFIRKGKTKKDFLVVVLNLTPVERHDFVVGVPYKGTYREILNTEMAEYGGTWTKPNELCETEEIEFKQFPYQIKTILPALGALILRPETINVRGKRSKKINE, from the coding sequence ATGGCGGAAAAAGGAAGAGAACAGGTAATCGAAGATGCTGAAGCACGATTCCTTACAGGTGAAAATTTTTACAGCCAACATCTACTGGGGGCTCATTACATAAAAGATCGCTATGTCTTTCGCGTTTGGGCGCCAAATGCGCAACAAGTTTGGCTAGTAGGTGATTTCAATGGATGGGATGATTCTTTGCCGATGGAGCGGCGGGAAACATCCGGTATTTGGGAGATCGAAACGACGATCCCCCAAGAAGGACAGCTTTATAAATTTAAAGTAAGACAAGCTAATGGACGTGAAATCTTCAAAATCGATCCATTTGCGATCCGTTATGAAAAACGTCCTGGTGACGCGGCAGTCCTCTATACGATTTCTGAAAAGAAATGGAAAGACGGACTGTGGCAAGGAAGAAAAAAACGCTCCAGTACATTCAAACGTCCTCTGAATATCTACGAAGTGCATGCAAGTTCATGGAAGCATCATGATGACGGCACGCCTTATACCTTCAAAGAGCTGAAAGAAGAATTGGTTCCTTATGTTAAAGAGATGGGCTACACCCATGTTGAATTTATGCCTCTGATGGAACACCCGCTTGGAACATCTTGGGGTTATCAGCTGATTGGTTATTTTGCATTAAGTTCTTATTATGGAACGCCGGAAGAATTTCAAGATTTTGTGGAAGAATGTCATAAGAACAATATCGGGGTTTTTGTGGATTGGGTACCAGGACATTTTTGTATCAATGATGATACTCTTCCTTATTACGATGGGACACCGACATTCGAATATGAAGATCCGGATCGCGCCAATAATATTCGCTGGGGTTCCATCAATTTTGATCTTGGAAAACCGCAAGTCCAAAGTTTTCTGATTTCAAGCGCGTTATTTTGGATCGAAATGTACCATATTGACGGAATCAGAGTCGATGCGGTATCCAATATGATCTATCGGGATTATGACGAAGGACCATGGACACCGAATTCAGAAGGCGGCAATCGGAATTTTGAGGGCTATTATTTCTTGCAAAAATTAAATGCGGTGATCAAGCTGGCACATCCTGCTGTGATCATGATGGCAGAAGAAAGCTCTTCAGAAACGAAAATCACAGGAATGATCGAAACCGGAGCGCTAGGTTTTGATTACAAATGGAATATGGGATGGATGAACGATGTCTTGCGTTTTTATGAAATGGATCCGCTTTTCCGAAAAAATCATTTCAATCTGATGACATTTTCCTTTATGTATATGCGCAATGAGAATTATATTTTGCCGCTTTCACATGATGAAGTCGTTCATGGCAAGAAGAGTCTGATGCATAAGATGTGGGGAGACCGCTATAAACAATTTGCACATTTGCGGAATCTTTACACGTTCATGATGACCCACCCCGGGAAAAAATTGCTCTTTATGGGCAGTGAGTGGGGCCAGTTTTTAGAGTGGAAATATGATCATGGACTGGAATGGATCGATCTGGAAGATGAAATGAACGCCAAAATGCTTCATTTCACACAAGTTGTCAACGCACTTTATAAGGAAGAAAAAGCACTGTGGGAATTGGAAGATACAGAACAAACCATCGAGATCATCGATGCAGATAACACGACAGACAGTGTTTTGAGCTTTATTCGAAAAGGCAAAACTAAAAAAGACTTTTTAGTAGTTGTTCTCAATTTGACTCCGGTCGAACGACATGATTTTGTGGTCGGTGTACCTTATAAAGGCACCTATCGTGAGATCCTCAATACAGAAATGGCAGAATACGGAGGCACGTGGACTAAGCCGAATGAATTATGCGAAACCGAAGAAATAGAATTCAAACAATTTCCATATCAAATCAAAACGATCTTACCGGCATTAGGGGCATTGATCTTGCGTCCTGAAACGATAAATGTTCGTGGGAAACGATCAAAAAAAATCAATGAATAG
- a CDS encoding DUF2179 domain-containing protein, whose protein sequence is MDIKILLMIFFINFAYITLNTLRFLLTMKGYRLIAPLVSMVEIIIYIVGLSMVLDRLDNPINLFVYALGYAIGISVGIKIEDALALGYIMVTAILPSNTEEERSLPKILRENGYGVTQTFAQGLEGERMVLEILSPRKSERDLYRLIKEVEERAFIISYEPKYISGGFWTKRVRKRQKKVGS, encoded by the coding sequence TTGGATATCAAAATATTATTGATGATCTTCTTTATCAATTTTGCTTACATCACATTGAATACCTTACGCTTTTTGCTGACAATGAAGGGCTATCGTTTGATCGCTCCCTTAGTAAGCATGGTTGAGATCATCATTTATATCGTAGGGTTGTCAATGGTTCTTGATCGATTGGATAATCCTATCAATCTATTTGTTTACGCGTTAGGATATGCAATAGGGATCAGCGTGGGTATCAAGATCGAAGATGCATTGGCATTGGGCTATATCATGGTCACAGCGATCTTACCATCCAATACCGAAGAAGAAAGAAGTCTGCCGAAGATTCTGCGAGAAAACGGCTATGGTGTGACACAAACATTCGCCCAAGGATTAGAAGGAGAACGAATGGTGTTAGAGATCCTTTCCCCTCGAAAAAGCGAACGGGACTTATACCGCCTGATCAAAGAAGTCGAAGAACGAGCATTTATTATTTCTTATGAGCCGAAGTATATTTCCGGCGGTTTTTGGACGAAACGCGTCCGGAAACGGCAGAAAAAAGTCGGCAGCTAG
- a CDS encoding DUF1803 domain-containing protein: MQFFYQKTERFVHDDRFAKLVEHIQGPQAPTLRQLKAAFPDPGFEKFLDKLIEHELIVRKERRYYLGFPIYSQKEIQAQQEQLETSRFFGETDTNQLLLSIYEQIKKKTYFFAVEDGIRLPAFYQVGNKTLQFYTVSYQNTSETSLPIYFTNNRNGEEDLNDPQLQQMIGDVNEEYFFDQVAVILEKIPNKRIRRSIFLEALLETKMIKPQDTSYQLLIPVIPEKAETDFPEVESLSVLQLFLLADLLLSKQELQQINFIVLSPISEG, translated from the coding sequence ATGCAATTTTTTTATCAAAAAACGGAGCGGTTCGTTCATGACGACCGCTTTGCCAAATTAGTTGAACACATCCAAGGACCTCAAGCGCCGACATTGCGACAATTAAAGGCAGCTTTTCCGGATCCGGGATTTGAAAAGTTTTTGGATAAACTTATTGAGCATGAACTGATCGTAAGAAAAGAGCGACGTTACTATCTGGGATTTCCGATTTATTCGCAAAAGGAGATACAAGCACAGCAAGAACAACTGGAAACCAGCAGATTTTTTGGGGAAACAGATACGAACCAATTATTGCTGAGCATATACGAGCAGATCAAAAAGAAAACCTATTTTTTTGCGGTAGAAGATGGAATCCGGCTGCCTGCGTTTTATCAAGTGGGAAATAAAACACTGCAGTTTTATACAGTCAGTTATCAGAACACTTCTGAAACAAGTCTTCCGATTTATTTTACAAACAATCGCAACGGGGAAGAGGACCTCAACGATCCGCAACTGCAGCAAATGATCGGTGATGTCAACGAAGAGTATTTCTTTGATCAAGTTGCTGTCATTTTAGAAAAAATTCCTAACAAAAGAATACGAAGAAGTATTTTTTTAGAAGCATTGCTTGAAACAAAAATGATCAAGCCGCAAGATACAAGCTACCAATTGTTGATTCCCGTCATTCCAGAAAAAGCAGAGACCGATTTTCCAGAAGTTGAGTCACTATCTGTACTTCAACTTTTTCTTTTAGCTGATTTATTGCTGTCAAAACAAGAACTTCAACAGATTAATTTTATTGTTTTGTCTCCGATTTCAGAGGGATGA
- a CDS encoding manganese-dependent inorganic pyrophosphatase, whose product MSKVLVFGHQNPDTDAIGAAIAFAHLQKELGVEAEAVALGTPSEETQYALDHFQLEAPRVVEKANGETEDVMLVDHNEFQQSISDIKDLNILSVVDHHRIANFETANPLYYRAEPVGCTSTIVLKMYKEAEIEVPKAIAGIMLSAIISDTLLFKSPTCTKEDVNAATELAALAEVDLNSYGLEMLKAGTNLGDKSVEELLDLDAKSFPMGDNNVRIAQVNTVDLNEVFERQAELETAMAAANKDNGYDLFLLVATDILESNSELLVVGKATDKVEEAFQTTLDNNRALLKGVVSRKKQVVPQLTEAFTK is encoded by the coding sequence ATGTCAAAAGTTTTAGTTTTCGGTCATCAAAATCCAGATACCGACGCGATCGGTGCAGCCATCGCCTTTGCACATCTTCAAAAAGAATTAGGGGTAGAAGCAGAAGCTGTGGCTTTGGGAACACCTAGTGAAGAAACACAATATGCATTGGATCATTTTCAATTAGAAGCACCACGAGTTGTTGAAAAAGCGAACGGTGAAACAGAAGACGTTATGCTGGTAGATCACAACGAATTCCAACAAAGTATCTCAGATATCAAGGACCTGAACATTTTATCAGTCGTTGACCATCATCGGATCGCTAACTTCGAAACGGCTAATCCTTTATACTATCGTGCAGAACCTGTAGGCTGTACTAGTACGATCGTTTTAAAAATGTATAAAGAAGCGGAAATCGAAGTACCAAAAGCAATCGCTGGTATCATGCTGTCAGCGATCATTTCCGATACATTATTATTCAAATCACCAACTTGTACCAAAGAAGATGTAAATGCTGCAACAGAACTTGCTGCCCTTGCAGAAGTCGATCTTAACAGCTATGGTTTAGAAATGCTGAAAGCCGGTACTAATTTAGGAGACAAATCTGTAGAAGAACTTTTGGATCTGGACGCGAAAAGTTTCCCAATGGGCGACAACAATGTGCGGATCGCGCAAGTCAATACAGTCGATCTGAATGAAGTATTTGAACGTCAAGCAGAGTTAGAAACTGCGATGGCTGCCGCAAACAAAGACAATGGGTATGATCTCTTTTTATTAGTTGCTACAGATATTTTAGAAAGCAATTCGGAATTGTTGGTTGTTGGTAAAGCGACAGATAAAGTCGAAGAAGCTTTCCAAACGACATTGGATAATAACCGCGCATTGTTAAAAGGTGTAGTTTCTCGTAAAAAACAAGTTGTACCTCAATTAACAGAAGCTTTTACAAAATAG
- the pflA gene encoding pyruvate formate-lyase-activating protein, translating into MTTVTEQPIIGNIHSTESFGSVDGPGVRFIVFMQGCRMRCQFCHNPDTWKINDPKAKQRTAEDVLEEALHYKSYWGEKGGITVSGGEPLLQIDFLIDLFKKAKALGINTTLDTCGNPFTRKEPFFSKFNELMEYTDLILFDIKQIDDHKHRELTGQTNSNILEMAKYLSEINKPVWIRHVLVPFRSDFDEFLIRLDTFIKSLNNVDKVEILPYHTMGKYKWEKLDLAYPLDGIEPPTEDRVQNAKELLHTSDYTGYLTR; encoded by the coding sequence ATGACAACAGTGACTGAACAACCGATTATTGGCAATATCCATTCTACAGAAAGTTTTGGTTCCGTTGATGGACCTGGTGTTCGCTTCATCGTCTTTATGCAAGGATGCCGGATGCGCTGCCAATTTTGTCACAATCCAGATACATGGAAAATCAATGATCCAAAAGCAAAACAACGGACAGCAGAAGATGTATTGGAAGAAGCGCTGCATTATAAAAGCTATTGGGGAGAAAAAGGCGGGATCACCGTCAGCGGCGGCGAACCATTACTGCAAATCGATTTTTTGATCGATCTTTTCAAAAAAGCCAAAGCGCTGGGAATCAATACAACACTAGATACGTGTGGAAATCCATTTACCCGTAAAGAACCATTCTTTTCTAAATTTAACGAATTGATGGAGTATACGGACCTGATCTTATTTGATATCAAACAAATCGATGACCATAAACACCGGGAATTGACAGGTCAAACCAATAGCAACATCTTGGAAATGGCTAAGTATTTATCTGAGATCAATAAACCTGTTTGGATCCGCCACGTATTGGTTCCTTTCCGTAGTGATTTTGATGAATTTCTGATTCGTTTGGATACCTTTATCAAGTCATTGAACAATGTTGATAAAGTAGAAATCCTTCCTTATCATACGATGGGCAAATACAAATGGGAAAAATTAGATCTGGCATATCCGCTAGATGGAATCGAACCGCCAACAGAAGACCGTGTTCAAAATGCCAAGGAATTACTGCACACAAGTGATTACACAGGTTATTTGACGAGATAA
- the pflB gene encoding formate C-acetyltransferase, whose protein sequence is MEQWNGFKGTIWKEEVNTRDFIQTNYTPYEGNADFLAEPTDATKTLWSKLQDLQKQERENGGVLDMEADVVSAANAYGAGYIDESLKDLEKVVGIQTDKPLKRAFMPYGGIRMAEEALESYGYQPNPKFTEIFTKYHKTHNQGVFDAYTPEIRAARRNKIITGLPDTYGRGRIVGDYRRVALYGIDYLMEQKFKDHENCGHGQFTDEDIRLREEITDQYNALKRMKEMAAAYGYDISRPAANAQEAVQWLYFGYLAAIKEQNGAAMSIGRVSTFLDIYIQRDLKNGTLTEDGAQELIDHLVMKLRMVKFARIPSYNELFSGDPVWATLSIAGMGLDGRTLVTKNDFRFLRTLQNMGPSPEPNLTVLYSSRLPQGFKDYAAKISIETSSIQYENDDVMRPVWLDDYAICCCVSATQTGKEMQFFGARANLAKALLYAINGGIDEKSKAQVGPAYRPVTSDDALDYDEVMAKYDDMLEWLAGMYVNTLNIIHYMHDKYFYEAAELALMDTNLKRTFATGIAGFSHVVDSLSAIKYAKVYPVRDEDGLVIDYKTEGEFPKYGNDDNRADDIAVWLLKTFMEKLEHYHTYRDSEPTTSILTITSNVVYGKATGNLPDGRPAGAPLSPGANPSYGAEQHGLLASLNSLTKLPYEYALDGISNTQSINPDALGHDEEEQIANLSSVLNGYFDQGAHHLNVNVFGKEKLIDAMEHPEKEEYANFTIRVSGYAVKFIDLTREQQLDVISRTFHEKM, encoded by the coding sequence ATGGAACAATGGAATGGATTTAAAGGCACCATCTGGAAAGAAGAAGTCAATACTCGTGATTTTATTCAAACTAACTACACTCCATATGAAGGAAATGCTGATTTCTTAGCTGAGCCAACAGACGCTACAAAGACTCTTTGGAGCAAATTACAAGACCTACAAAAACAAGAACGCGAAAATGGCGGCGTACTTGACATGGAAGCTGACGTAGTATCTGCTGCAAATGCATACGGCGCTGGTTATATCGATGAATCATTGAAAGATTTAGAAAAAGTTGTCGGTATCCAAACTGACAAACCTTTGAAACGTGCATTCATGCCTTATGGCGGTATCCGCATGGCAGAAGAAGCTTTGGAAAGCTATGGTTACCAACCAAATCCTAAATTTACTGAAATCTTCACAAAATACCATAAAACACATAACCAAGGCGTTTTTGACGCTTATACTCCTGAAATCCGCGCGGCACGCCGCAACAAGATCATTACAGGTCTTCCTGACACATATGGTCGTGGACGGATCGTCGGTGACTACCGTCGTGTAGCATTGTACGGAATCGATTACTTGATGGAACAAAAATTCAAAGATCATGAAAACTGCGGACATGGACAATTCACAGATGAAGACATCCGCCTGCGCGAAGAAATCACTGATCAATACAATGCATTGAAACGCATGAAAGAAATGGCTGCTGCATACGGCTATGATATTTCTCGTCCAGCTGCAAACGCACAAGAAGCTGTTCAATGGTTGTACTTCGGTTACCTTGCAGCGATCAAAGAACAAAACGGTGCTGCAATGTCTATCGGACGTGTTTCAACTTTCTTGGATATCTATATCCAACGCGACTTGAAAAACGGAACATTGACTGAAGATGGCGCACAAGAATTGATCGACCACTTAGTAATGAAATTACGTATGGTGAAATTCGCGCGTATCCCTTCATATAACGAATTGTTCTCTGGCGACCCTGTATGGGCAACATTATCTATCGCTGGTATGGGCTTAGACGGCCGCACATTGGTAACGAAGAATGACTTCCGTTTCTTGCGTACATTGCAAAACATGGGTCCTTCTCCAGAACCAAACTTGACTGTTTTATATTCTTCTCGTTTACCACAAGGGTTCAAAGATTACGCTGCTAAGATCTCTATCGAAACATCTTCGATCCAATATGAAAACGACGATGTTATGCGTCCAGTATGGTTAGATGACTATGCGATCTGCTGCTGTGTATCAGCTACTCAAACTGGTAAAGAAATGCAATTCTTCGGTGCTCGCGCCAACCTTGCGAAAGCGTTGTTGTATGCGATCAACGGCGGGATCGATGAAAAATCAAAAGCACAAGTCGGCCCAGCATACCGTCCAGTTACTTCTGACGATGCATTGGATTACGATGAAGTGATGGCAAAATATGATGACATGTTAGAATGGTTGGCTGGAATGTATGTCAATACATTGAACATCATCCACTACATGCATGATAAATACTTCTATGAAGCAGCTGAATTGGCATTGATGGATACAAACTTGAAACGTACATTTGCTACAGGTATCGCTGGATTCTCACACGTTGTGGATTCATTATCTGCTATCAAATACGCAAAAGTTTACCCAGTCCGCGATGAAGACGGCTTAGTAATTGATTACAAGACAGAAGGCGAATTCCCTAAATATGGTAACGACGACAATCGTGCCGACGATATCGCTGTATGGTTATTGAAGACATTCATGGAAAAATTGGAACACTACCATACTTACCGTGATTCAGAACCAACAACTTCAATCTTGACGATCACATCAAACGTGGTTTATGGTAAAGCAACAGGTAACTTGCCAGATGGACGTCCTGCAGGCGCACCATTATCACCAGGTGCCAACCCATCTTATGGTGCAGAACAACACGGCTTGTTAGCTTCATTGAACTCATTGACAAAACTGCCTTACGAATATGCGTTAGACGGAATCTCAAATACACAAAGTATCAACCCAGACGCTTTAGGACATGACGAAGAAGAACAAATCGCAAACTTGTCCAGCGTATTGAACGGATACTTTGACCAAGGCGCACACCACTTGAACGTGAACGTCTTTGGTAAAGAAAAACTGATCGATGCAATGGAACATCCAGAAAAAGAAGAATACGCAAACTTCACGATTCGTGTTTCTGGATATGCAGTTAAATTCATCGACTTGACTCGTGAACAACAATTAGACGTTATCAGCCGTACATTCCACGAAAAAATGTAG
- the parC gene encoding DNA topoisomerase IV subunit A, which yields MEHQHDIQELTLEEVMGDRFGRYSKYIIQERALPDIRDGLKPVQRRILFAMNKDGNTYDKGFRKSAKSVGNIMGNYHPHGDSSIYEAMVRMSQDWKLREVLIEMHGNNGSMDGDPPAAMRYTEARLSELSGEMLKDIEKDTVDLVWNFDDTEKEPTVLPAKYPNLLVNGSTGISAGYATEIPTHNLDEVISGTIYLIDHPNASLEKLMEFIPGPDFPTGGILQGKEELKKAYESGRGKVILRSQTRIEDMKGNKQQIVITEIPYEVNKATLVKKMDEVRLNKKVEGIAEVRDESDRTGLRIVVELKKDVNAEGILNYLFKNTELQINYNFNMVAIDEMRPQQVGLKRILESYIEHRKDVVLKRSRYELDKAQKRQHIVDGLIKALSILDKVIATIRGSKDKKDAKNNLVIHHGFTEEQAEAIVTLQLYRLTNTDITQLQKEAKDLQEYIADRIKILNNESELLKVIKKELREVKKKYGNPRLTKIQDKIEEIKIETEVLVAQEDVVVAITHDGYIKRSSLRSYSASKPNELGMKDGDAVLFTQQVNTLDHLLIVTNRGNMIYRPVHELPDLKWKDIGEHISQTMMNLSMDESILAVFTYKELDPQKNFVMITKKGLIKQTRMTEFEPWRTYKSRPLSVVKFKDAQDELINCFLVTQDDAMDVFLVSNRGFGLRYPLAEVPVIGPKAAGVKSMNLKDDDEVAGGLLVYSEGDTPIVIVTQRGAVKRMLAQELNQLGRAKRGLMVLRELKKNPHRIVYMGSGENRQLIVQNQKGQQVEINTNDYPVSDRTSNGSFVMDEKQGGTIIEVQEIKDPAIESNQTVI from the coding sequence TTGGAACATCAACACGATATACAAGAATTAACATTAGAAGAAGTGATGGGCGATCGTTTTGGCCGTTATTCAAAATACATCATCCAGGAACGGGCATTGCCGGATATCCGGGATGGATTAAAACCTGTTCAACGCCGAATCTTATTTGCCATGAACAAAGACGGCAACACCTACGATAAAGGATTCCGCAAATCAGCGAAATCTGTCGGGAACATCATGGGGAATTACCATCCTCACGGCGATAGCAGTATCTATGAAGCAATGGTGCGCATGAGCCAAGATTGGAAACTTCGCGAAGTTTTGATCGAAATGCATGGGAACAACGGGAGCATGGATGGTGATCCGCCGGCTGCCATGCGGTACACGGAAGCTCGTTTATCAGAACTCAGCGGAGAAATGCTGAAAGATATCGAAAAAGATACCGTAGATCTTGTTTGGAACTTTGATGATACCGAAAAAGAACCGACTGTACTGCCGGCTAAATATCCAAATCTGCTGGTCAACGGTTCGACTGGAATCTCTGCCGGGTATGCCACAGAGATTCCTACTCATAATTTAGATGAAGTGATCAGCGGTACCATCTATCTGATCGATCATCCTAATGCGTCATTGGAGAAACTGATGGAATTTATTCCAGGACCGGATTTTCCTACTGGCGGTATCTTACAAGGTAAAGAAGAACTGAAAAAAGCCTACGAGTCTGGACGCGGCAAAGTGATTTTACGTTCACAAACACGGATCGAAGACATGAAAGGCAATAAACAACAGATCGTCATCACAGAGATTCCTTATGAAGTCAATAAGGCGACATTAGTGAAAAAAATGGATGAGGTCCGTTTGAACAAGAAAGTGGAAGGGATCGCAGAAGTTCGGGATGAAAGCGATCGGACCGGTTTGCGGATCGTTGTTGAATTGAAAAAAGATGTCAATGCGGAAGGTATCTTGAATTATTTATTCAAAAATACTGAACTGCAGATCAATTACAATTTCAACATGGTAGCTATTGATGAGATGCGTCCGCAGCAAGTCGGCTTGAAACGGATCTTGGAAAGCTATATAGAACATCGCAAAGATGTAGTCTTAAAACGCAGCCGCTATGAATTGGATAAAGCCCAAAAACGTCAGCATATCGTTGACGGCTTGATCAAAGCTTTGTCGATCTTAGACAAAGTGATCGCAACGATTCGCGGCAGTAAAGACAAAAAAGACGCGAAAAACAATTTAGTGATCCATCATGGATTTACTGAAGAGCAAGCAGAAGCGATCGTGACGTTACAATTGTACCGTTTGACGAATACGGATATCACTCAACTGCAAAAAGAAGCCAAGGACCTGCAGGAATATATCGCTGATCGCATCAAGATCTTGAATAATGAATCAGAATTGCTGAAAGTGATCAAAAAAGAATTGCGGGAAGTCAAAAAGAAATACGGCAATCCTCGTCTAACGAAGATCCAAGATAAGATCGAAGAGATCAAGATCGAAACAGAAGTCTTGGTGGCACAAGAAGATGTTGTTGTAGCTATCACTCATGACGGGTATATCAAACGCAGCAGCTTGCGCTCATACAGCGCCTCGAAGCCAAATGAGCTGGGAATGAAAGATGGCGACGCTGTTTTATTCACACAACAAGTCAACACGTTGGATCATTTATTGATCGTGACCAACCGCGGCAACATGATTTATCGTCCAGTCCATGAGCTTCCTGATCTGAAATGGAAGGACATCGGTGAACATATCTCCCAGACAATGATGAATCTTTCAATGGACGAATCGATTTTAGCGGTGTTCACTTATAAAGAACTTGATCCGCAAAAGAATTTTGTGATGATCACTAAAAAAGGTTTGATCAAGCAAACTCGGATGACTGAATTCGAACCGTGGCGGACGTATAAGAGTCGCCCGTTGTCCGTTGTCAAATTCAAAGACGCGCAAGACGAGTTGATCAACTGTTTCTTAGTGACACAAGATGATGCGATGGATGTCTTTTTAGTCAGCAACCGCGGTTTTGGATTGCGCTATCCATTAGCAGAAGTTCCGGTTATCGGTCCGAAAGCCGCAGGGGTCAAATCAATGAACCTAAAAGACGATGATGAGGTTGCAGGCGGACTGCTGGTTTATTCTGAAGGAGATACACCGATAGTCATCGTTACCCAACGAGGTGCTGTCAAACGCATGCTGGCACAGGAATTGAATCAGTTAGGACGAGCAAAACGGGGATTGATGGTTCTACGAGAATTGAAAAAGAACCCGCATCGTATCGTTTACATGGGATCAGGTGAAAATCGCCAATTGATTGTTCAAAATCAAAAAGGACAACAAGTGGAAATCAATACCAATGATTATCCTGTCAGCGATCGAACCTCCAACGGATCGTTTGTTATGGATGAAAAACAAGGCGGCACAATCATTGAGGTCCAAGAAATAAAAGATCCGGCGATCGAGTCAAATCAAACTGTTATATAG